In the genome of Candidatus Moraniibacteriota bacterium, one region contains:
- a CDS encoding co-chaperone GroES, with protein sequence MNVMPLGENVLVAFEKPEVKTDSGLYLPENASSDKSSKEGKVVAIGESDKIKVKPGQHVIYTRYGGTDIKIAGAEYAIVKHEDILAVVTE encoded by the coding sequence GTGAACGTGATGCCGCTTGGCGAGAATGTTCTTGTTGCATTTGAGAAGCCGGAAGTCAAAACCGATTCGGGACTGTATCTGCCGGAGAATGCCTCTTCTGACAAATCCTCGAAGGAGGGAAAGGTAGTGGCCATTGGCGAGAGCGACAAGATCAAGGTGAAGCCGGGTCAGCATGTTATTTATACCCGCTATGGCGGAACGGACATTAAGATAGCCGGCGCCGAATACGCTATTGTCAAACACGAAGACATCCTCGCCGTGGTGACGGAGTAG